The following are encoded together in the Coffea arabica cultivar ET-39 chromosome 1c, Coffea Arabica ET-39 HiFi, whole genome shotgun sequence genome:
- the LOC140004395 gene encoding pentatricopeptide repeat-containing protein At5g59600-like produces the protein MFRRADLSTTIIPRWSPLQKFLLSFRPFHSSSNGYTKIIEKFGRDRPLQSGRALHAHLIINGLACKPHFASKLIAFYTECKQLSHAQKLFDEIPKSNVRRWVALIGAYARNGLYQEAMHVFSEMQKEGRKPSEFVIPSALKACGHLSDMRTGETLHALVVKYDFDSDAFVISALIDMYSKCVNIKSAKRVFDGMADKDLVALNAMVSGYVQHGIVKQALVLVQEMKLLGMKTNVITWNTIIAGFSQENDEVMVWETFRLMRKDGVEPDMVSWTSVISGFVQNFRNKEAFDTFKRMLDAGTRPSTATISGLLPACATAADIKHGKEIHGYTIVMEMEKDIFVRSALIDMYAKCGYINEARGLFDNMPERNTVTWNSMIFGYANHGHSDKAIELFNKMLREEERELNHLTFTAALTACSHAGMVPLGESLFQLMQEKYGIEPRLEHYACVVDLLGKAGKLAEAYGFIQRMPVEPDLFVWGALLGACRQHGNVDLAEIAADQLVKLEPESRGSSVLLSNLYSASSRWGKATRLKRIMKKKKLKKFPGCSWIEVV, from the coding sequence ATGTTTAGGAGGGCTGATCTTAGTACAACAATCATTCCCAGATGGAGCCCTCTGCAgaaatttcttttaagtttccGTCCCTTTCACTCCTCATCCAATGGCTACACAAAAATCATTGAGAAATTTGGTCGAGATCGACCCCTGCAATCTGGTAGAGCTTTACACGCTCACCTGATTATCAACGGGTTGGCTTGTAAACCCCACTTCGCTTCTAAGCTCATAGCCTTTTATACCGAGTGCAAACAATTATCCCATGCTCAGAAGCTGTTCGATGAAATTCCCAAGTCAAATGTTCGACGTTGGGTTGCTCTAATTGGGGCCTATGCTCGCAATGGGTTGTATCAGGAGGCAATGCATGTGTTTTCTGAAATGCAAAAGGAAGGACGAAAGCCCAGTGAGTTTGTCATTCCTAGTGCTCTAAAAGCTTGTGGGCACCTCTCTGATATGCGAACTGGTGAAACACTACATGCTTTGGTggtgaaatatgattttgacTCTGATGCTTTTGTGATCAGTGCGCTGATTGATATGTATTCGAAATGTGTGAACATCAAGAGTGCAAAAAGGGTGTTTGACGGGATGGCGGATAAAGATTTAGTGGCTCTGAATGCTATGGTTTCTGGATATGTTCAACATGGGATTGTTAAGCAGGCATTGGTTTTGGTTCAAGAAATGAAGTTACTGGGAATGAAGACCAATGTCATCACATGGAATACAATTATTGCTGGATTTTCGCAAGAAAATGACGAAGTGATGGTTTGGGAAACGTTCAGACTGATGCGCAAAGATGGGGTTGAGCCTGATATGGTGTCCTGGACTTCTGTAATTTCTGGTTTTGTGCAGAACTTTCGTAACAAAGAGGCTTTTGATACATTTAAACGGATGTTGGATGCCGGGACCCGTCCGAGTACAGCTACAATCAGTGGTCTCTTACCTGCTTGTGCAACTGCAGCAGATATAAAACATGGAAAGGAAATACATGGCTATACAATCGTGATGGAAATGGAGAAGGATATCTTTGTCAGGAGTGCTCTCATCGACATGTACGCCAAATGCGGGTATATCAATGAAGCAAGGGGGTTGTTTGACAACATGCCTGAAAGGAACACAGTTACTTGGAATTCCATGATTTTTGGTTATGCAAATCACGGACATTCTGACAAAGCAATTGAACTATTCAACAAAATGCTaagagaggaagaaagagaGCTGAATCACTTGACTTTTACTGCTGCTCTGACAGCTTGTAGTCATGCAGGGATGGTACCACTTGGAGAGAGCCTATTCCAATTGATGCAAGAAAAGTATGGGATTGAGCCAAGATTAGAGCATTATGCTTGCGTGGTTGATCTTCTTGGAAAGGCAGGGAAGCTTGCCGAGGCCTATGGTTTCATTCAGAGGATGCCAGTGGAGCCTGACTTATTTGTGTGGGGAGCATTATTAGGTGCATGTAGACAGCATGGCAATGTCGATCTAGCAGAAATTGCGGCAGATCAGCTGGTTAAACTTGAGCCTGAGAGTCGAGGAAGTAGTGTTTTGTTGTCAAATCTATATTCTGCTTCCAGCAGGTGGGGAAAAGCTACGAGACTGAAGAGgataatgaagaaaaagaaactgaAAAAATTTCCTGGCTGTAGTTGGATAGAGGTGGTATGA
- the LOC113742732 gene encoding putative pentatricopeptide repeat-containing protein At5g52630 codes for MNLMATTWKMIVGNSPLCSFACNKKEPLEPQRIKKFGIEHLRFRNDFKLLDKIAQRINVSVSGSGMTRPVNGSEMGVIEDTDFELIGGIIYDACKEQGVNAMPGLLCWEWNLTDKKNIVDQLSYCSREGNLGVGKIFHALVIKTGFCGDKIVDTALVNMYAKCGEIGSAVKVFDGMLSIDVASYNCLISGFLSNEMFDEALGFFAQMGVWEIRPNHYTFSIMISGCGSVFAINEGIQLHAHVVKLQHVVNGVVANSLLTMYCKFGMMENAQSLFQSLPKKNVVSWTAIISGLYQQRALEKALLQFYLMRQHGFEPNEYTLTMALSSCGGIKQFDNGYALHAQLVKKGMASGAFVGTAIVDMYTELGQMDNAEKQLQEMGTIASAVSWNALIAGFVHNNNIEAALKAFHKMVLNYVPIDEYTFSNALKACSSFPSLSTSRQIHCWVIKASSERNLHVASSLIEAYGKCGSLDDAEKVFDQISMPDIVSWNCLVKAYSQHGYFEKAVSLFKKMVVEGVKPSGSTFLAVLSACSHCGLVQEGKEFFKSMLMNYSVIPEETHYCCMVDLFSRSGHLEDALDFIKRLPIKPTASIWRPLLAGCRCHCDLQLGEYVANRILELEPDDASVHVTLSNMYFDVGRLGDLVKQRELMKLKEVKKEPGYSWIEVKNKTYKFFSGDTTHPQTPEVYDLLEKLINDIRVVNHASTLSEISTPHTELGLCNEGKLLYHSEKLAVCFGLLNLPAGTPIRIFKNIRVCSDCHTTMKHISKITKHEILLRDNYRFHHFKQGCCSCGDFW; via the coding sequence ATGAATCTGATGGCAACTACTTGGAAGATGATTGTGGGGAATTCACCTTTATGTTCTTTTGCTTGCAACAAAAAAGAGCCTCTTGAGCCTCAAAGGATTAAGAAATTTGGAATTGAGCATCTCAGGTTCAGGAATGACTTTAAGTTGCTTGACAAAATCGCTCAAAGGATTAATGTTTCTGTCTCGGGTTCCGGTATGACTCGTCCTGTAAATGGAAGTGAAATGGGTGTAATAGAAGACACCGACTTTGAACTAATTGGTGGAATCATTTACGATGCATGTAAAGAGCAGGGAGTAAATGCAATGCCTGGTTTGCTTTGTTGGGAATGGAATTTGACGGATAAGAAAAATATTGTAGATCAACTGAGTTATTGCAGTAGGGAAGGAAATTTAGGAGTTGGCAAGATATTCCATGCTTTGGTGATAAAGACAGGGTTTTGTGGTGACAAGATTGTGGATACAGCTCTTGTTAATATGTATGCCAAGTGTGGCGAAATTGGTAGTGCAGTGAAGGTTTTTGATGGGATGCTTTCCATTGATGTAGCTTCATATAATTGCTTGATTTCTGGGTTTCTGAGCAATGAAATGTTTGATGAAGCTTTAGGCTTCTTTGCACAGATGGGAGTTTGGGAAATAAGGCCGAATCACTACACATTTTCGATCATGATATCTGGTTGTGGGAGTGTTTTTGCTATCAATGAAGGGATTCAGCTCCATGCACATGTAGTGAAGCTGCAGCATGTAGTTAATGGAGTTGTTGCTAATTCTCTTTTGACAATGTATTGCAAGTTTGGGATGATGGAGAATGCTCAAAGTTTGTTTCAAAGTCTTCCTAAGAAGAATGTTGTATCTTGGACTGCCATTATATCTGGACTTTACCAGCAAAGAGCATTGGAGAAGGCCCTGCTGCAGTTCTACTTGATGAGACAACATGGATTTGAACCAAATGAATATACATTGACCATGGCCTTATCTTCTTGTGGAGGTATAAAGCAGTTTGACAATGGTTATGCACTTCATGCTCAACTAGTTAAAAAGGGCATGGCTTCCGGAGCTTTTGTTGGCACTGCAATCGTAGACATGTATACAGAGCTTGGGCAAATGGATAATGCTGAAAAACAGCTTCAGGAGATGGGTACAATTGCATCCGCTGTATCATGGAATGCACTAATTGCAGGGTTTGTTCACAATAATAACATAGAAGCAGCATTGAAGGCTTTTCATAAAATGGTTCTAAATTACGTACCAATTGATGAGTACACCTTTTCAAATGCCCTGAAAGCTTGTTCTTCTTTTCCATCCCTTTCCACAAGCAGGCAAATTCATTGTTGGGTGATTAAAGCCAGCTCTGAAAGAAACTTACATGTTGCAAGCTCGTTAATTGAAGCGTATGGAAAATGTGGCAGTTTAGATGATGCTGAAAAGGTATTTGACCAGATATCAATGCCGGATATTGTGTCATGGAATTGCTTGGTCAAAGCTTACTCACAGCATGGATACTTTGAGAAGGCTGTATCTTTGTTTAAAAAGATGGTTGTGGAGGGTGTAAAGCCAAGTGGTTCTACTTTTCTTGCAGTTCTTTCTGCTTGTAGCCACTGCGGATTAGTTCAAGAAGGCAAAGAATTTTTCAAATCCATGTTGATGAACTACAGTGTTATACCTGAGGAAACACATTATTGCTGCATGGTAGACTTGTTTAGCAGATCAGGACATCTGGAGGATGCTCTAGATTTCATAAAAAGATTGCCAATCAAGCCCACTGCTTCAATATGGAGACCATTGCTCGCGGGTTGCAGATGTCACTGTGACCTTCAACTGGGGGAATATGTTGCCAATCGTATCCTAGAATTAGAACCAGATGATGCATCAGTTCATGTCACCTTGTCAAACATGTACTTTGATGTAGGAAGATTAGGTGACTTGGTTAAGCAAAGAGAACTAATGAAACTGAAGGAGGTTAAGAAGGAACCAGGTTATAGCTGGATTGAGGTTAAAAATAAAACGTACAAGTTCTTTTCAGGAGATACAACTCACCCTCAAACTCCAGAAGTATATGACCTGTTAGAGAAGCTCATTAATGATATCAGGGTAGTCAATCATGCTTCGACTTTGAGTGAGATATCTACACCTCATACAGAACTAGGACTATGTAATGAAGGGAAGCTTTTGTATCATAGTGAGAAGCTTGCAGTTTGCTTTGGCTTATTAAATTTGCCTGCTGGAACCCCTATTCGTATTTTCAAGAACATTCGAGTCTGCTCAGATTGCCACACAACAATGAAGCACATATCAAAGATTACTAAACATGAAATATTACTAAGGGATAATTACAGGTTTCATCACTTCAAGCAGGGTTGCTGTTCTTGTGGGGATTTCTGGTGA
- the LOC113729334 gene encoding uncharacterized protein isoform X1, which yields MHGFAPSLTPFRNFLAVKPLLFSEAQSKFLVPDCSKFIVIKQPGFSHTLSCRNYYCYGERRNKRCASVRASRRESPYEVLGVSPSATPNDIKRAYRRLALKYHPDVNKEANAQERFMRIKHAYNTLLNKSDRRFDKGNRGSESSYSTAGRNDNWTVNNDEEFYGFGNFLRDVQISIEDFFKDLQEEFRNWEAGADSQGKPKSLWEELAEIGEEFVEFLEKELNISDVEAEQTKGNQQQWGNASYGSKETGNVNQNGADNSGIEENINDIEAALAQLKKELGL from the exons ATGCATGGATTTGCTCCGTCTCTGACACCCTTTAGAAACTTCCTAGCTGTAAAACCATTATTGTTCTCTGAAGCTCAATCCAAGTTTTTGGTACCGGATTGCAGCAAGTTTATTGTGATAAAGCAACCGGGTTTTTCTCACACTTTGAGCTGCAGAAACTACTACTGCTATGGAGAGAGGAGAAATAAGAGGTGCGCTAGTGTGAGGGCGAGTCGAAGAGAGTCTCCATACGAAGTTTTAGGAGTGTCTCCTTCTGCAACTCCCAATGATATCAAAAGGGCCTATCGCAGGCTCGCTCTCAAGTATCATCCCGATGTCAATAAGGAG GCGAATGCACAAGAAAGATTCATGCGGATTAAGCATGCGTACAATACATTGCTAAATAAATCTGACAGAAGATTTGATAAGGGAAACCGTGGATCTGAATCTTCTTATTCCACAGCTGGTAGAAATGATAATTGGACTGTGAACAATGATGAAGAGTTTTATGGATTTG GTAACTTTTTGAGGGATGTCCAAATATCCATAG AGGACTTCTTTAAGGATCTTCAAGAAGAATTTCGGAACTGGGAGGCTGGTGCTGATTCGCAAGGAAAGCCAAAGAGCTTGTGGGAGGAATTGGCG GAAATTGGAGAAGAATTTGTTGAGTTTTTGGAGAAAGAGCTGAACATTTCTGACGTTGAAGCGGAACAAACCAAGGGTAACCAGCAGCAATGGGGTAATGCATCCTACGGATCAAAGGAAACAGGAAATGTAAACCAAAATGGTGCAGACAACAGTGGGATCGAGGAAAATATCAATGATATCGAGGCAGCCCTTGCGCAGTTGAAGAAGGAACTGGGTCTTTAA
- the LOC113729334 gene encoding uncharacterized protein isoform X2, whose amino-acid sequence MHGFAPSLTPFRNFLAVKPLLFSEAQSKFLVPDCSKFIVIKQPGFSHTLSCRNYYCYGERRNKRCASVRASRRESPYEVLGVSPSATPNDIKRAYRRLALKYHPDVNKEANAQERFMRIKHAYNTLLNKSDRRFDKGNRGSESSYSTAGRNDNWTVNNDEEFYGFEDFFKDLQEEFRNWEAGADSQGKPKSLWEELAEIGEEFVEFLEKELNISDVEAEQTKGNQQQWGNASYGSKETGNVNQNGADNSGIEENINDIEAALAQLKKELGL is encoded by the exons ATGCATGGATTTGCTCCGTCTCTGACACCCTTTAGAAACTTCCTAGCTGTAAAACCATTATTGTTCTCTGAAGCTCAATCCAAGTTTTTGGTACCGGATTGCAGCAAGTTTATTGTGATAAAGCAACCGGGTTTTTCTCACACTTTGAGCTGCAGAAACTACTACTGCTATGGAGAGAGGAGAAATAAGAGGTGCGCTAGTGTGAGGGCGAGTCGAAGAGAGTCTCCATACGAAGTTTTAGGAGTGTCTCCTTCTGCAACTCCCAATGATATCAAAAGGGCCTATCGCAGGCTCGCTCTCAAGTATCATCCCGATGTCAATAAGGAG GCGAATGCACAAGAAAGATTCATGCGGATTAAGCATGCGTACAATACATTGCTAAATAAATCTGACAGAAGATTTGATAAGGGAAACCGTGGATCTGAATCTTCTTATTCCACAGCTGGTAGAAATGATAATTGGACTGTGAACAATGATGAAGAGTTTTATGGATTTG AGGACTTCTTTAAGGATCTTCAAGAAGAATTTCGGAACTGGGAGGCTGGTGCTGATTCGCAAGGAAAGCCAAAGAGCTTGTGGGAGGAATTGGCG GAAATTGGAGAAGAATTTGTTGAGTTTTTGGAGAAAGAGCTGAACATTTCTGACGTTGAAGCGGAACAAACCAAGGGTAACCAGCAGCAATGGGGTAATGCATCCTACGGATCAAAGGAAACAGGAAATGTAAACCAAAATGGTGCAGACAACAGTGGGATCGAGGAAAATATCAATGATATCGAGGCAGCCCTTGCGCAGTTGAAGAAGGAACTGGGTCTTTAA
- the LOC113742739 gene encoding protein TOC75-3, chloroplastic-like, whose translation MAALSQMAAMASPGLAYPLNLPSSRTRRRNFSTSSATAPFLPNFSTSSTIQSTLAPLSSSSYASPSKPPKPTHQKSDTRPHSTSPLDYVLKTSFVLGTSVGATVLGATVLGATAHIFLGGGGGNSNSGGGGGGGGGGSAGEGGDFWSRLFSPKPAIAKDDEPSQDWDSHGLPANITIQLSRLSGFKKYKVSDILFFDRRRGSTTEGTEDSFFEMVTIRPGGVYTKAQLQKELETLAGCGMFEKVDLDAKTNPDGTIGLTISFLESTWQSADRFRCINVGLMQQSKPIEMDPDMTEKERIEFYRSQEQDYRRRMQKARPCLLPTPVQREILQLLREKGAVSARLLQKIRDRVQQWYHENGYACAQVVNFGNLNTREVVCEVVEGDITQLVIQFQDKLSNVCEGNTQLAVVRRELPRQLQKGQVFNIEAGKQALRNINSLGLFSNIEVNPRPDEKNEGGIIVEIKLKELEQASAEVSTEWSIVPGWGGRPTLASIQPGGTVSFEHRNIKGLNRSLLGSVNTSNLLNPQDDLAFKLEYVHPYFDGVYNPRNRTFRASCFNSRKLSPVFTGGPGIDEVPPIWVDRAGVKANLTENFTRQSKFTYGLVFEEITTRDEASHISSHGQRVLPNGGISADGPPTTLSGTGIDRMAFVQANITRDNTKFMNGAIVGERNVFQLDQGLGIGSKFPFFNRHQLTLTRFIQLKEVEEGAGRPPPPVLVLHGHYGGCVGDLPSYDAFTLGGPYSVRGYNMGEIGAARNILELAAELRVPVRNTHVYAFAEHGNDLGSSKDVKGNPTEVYRRMGHGSSYGVGVKLGLVRAEYAVDHNSGTGALFFRFGERF comes from the exons ATGGCTGCCTTATCCCAAATGGCGGCGATGGCCTCTCCGGGCTTGGCCTACCCTCTCAATCTCCCCTCTTCCCGTACTCGTCGCCGCAATTTCTCCACTTCCTCCGCCACTGCCCCATTCCTCCCTAACTTCTCTACCTCCTCCACCATCCAATCCACGCTCGCCCCTCTCTCCTCATCCTCCTACGCCTCCCCTTCCAAACCCCCCAAACCCACTCACCAAAAATCCGATACTCGCCCCCACTCTACTAGTCCCCTCGACTACGTTCTTAAAACCTCGTTCGTCCTTGGCACCAGTGTCGGCGCCACCGTCCTCGGCGCCACTGTCCTCGGGGCTACTGCCCACATTTTCCTTGGCGGCGGCGGTGGGAATTCCAACTCCGGAGGCGGAGGCGGTGGTGGAGGAGGCGGGAGCGCCGGAGAGGGTGGTGATTTCTGGTCCCGGCTTTTCTCCCCGAAGCCGGCGATAGCCAAGGACGACGAACCATCTCAGGATTGGGACTCTCATGGCTTGCCGGCCAACATTACAATCCAGCTCAGCAGGCTTAGCGGATTCAAGAAATACAAGGTCTCCGACATCCTATTCTTCGATCGCCGCCGCGGGTCAACTACAGAAGGGACGGAGGATTCCTTCTTTGAAATGGTTACCATTCGCCCGGGTGGGGTCTACACCAAAGCCCAGCTCCAAAAAGAGCTTGAAACTCTTGCGGGCTGCGGGATGTTCGAAAAAGTTGACTTAGATGCCAAAACAAATCCGGATGGAACAATTGGGCTCACTATATCATTCTTGGAGAGTACTTGGCAATCTGCGGATAGGTTTAGGTGCATAAATGTGGGGTTAATGCAGCAGTCGAAGCCGATTGAAATGGACCCGGATATGACTGAGAAGGAGAGGATAGAATTCTACAGGAGTCAAGAGCaagattataggaggaggatgCAAAAGGCGAGGCCCTGTTTGTTGCCAACGCCGGTGCAAAGGGAGATCTTACAGTTGTTGAGGGAGAAAGGTGCTGTGAGCGCGAGGCTCCTGCAGAAGATTAGGGATCGCGTGCAGCAATGGTACCATGAGAATGGCTATGCCTGCGCCCAAGTagtaaattttggaaatttgaatACCAGGGAGGTGGTTTGTGAGGTGGTGGAAGGAGATATCACGCAGTTGGTCATTCAGTTTCAGGATAAGTTGAGCAATGTCTGCGAAGGAAATACTCAGCTGGCTGTCGTCAGAAGGGAATTGCCCCGGCAG CTACAGAAGGGGCAAGTGTTTAATATTGAAGCTGGAAAACAAGCATTGAGGAATATCAATTCTTTAGGCCTATTCTCCAATATTGAGGTTAATCCACGTCCTGATGAGAAGAACGAGGGAGGGATCATTGTCGAAATCAAATTAAAGGAATTAGAGCAGGCATCAGCCGAAGTTAGCACAGAATGGAGCATAGTTCCTGGATGGGGAGGTCGTCCTACGTTG GCTTCAATACAGCCTGGTGGAACAGTATCTTTTGAACATAGGAATATCAAAGGCCTAAATAGATCACTTCTTGGTTCAGTCAATACAAGCAACTTACTAAATCCTCAG GATGATCTGGCTTTCAAGTTAGAGTACGTTCATCCATACTTTGATGGTGTATATAACCCTCGTAACCGTACTTTCCGTGCTAGCTGCTTCAACAGCAGAAAGTTGAGCCCAGTCTTCACAGGTGGGCCAGGCATAGATGAAGTTCCACCTATATGGGTTGATCGAGCTGGAGTTAAGGCCAACCTTACTGAG AACTTCACTCGCCAGAGCAAATTCACCTATGGTCTTGTTTTCGAAGAGATTACAACACGTGATGAAGCCAGTCACATCTCTTCTCACGGTCAAAGGGTCCTTCCTAATGGAGGAATTAGTGCAGATGGACCTCCAACAACATTAAGTGGAACTGGCATTGACCGCATGGCATTTGTACAAGCTAATATAACACGGGATAATACCAAGTTCATGAATGGGGCAATAGTTGGGGAAAGGAATGTATTCCAG CTTGACCAAGGACTTGGTATCGGCAGTAAGTTCCCATTCTTTAACCGTCACCAGTTGACATTAACACGATTTATCCAGTTAAAGGAAGTGGAAGAAGGTGCTGGTAGGCCACCACCACCTGTCTTAGTTCTGCATGGCCATTATGGTGGTTGTGTAGGCGATCTGCCAAGTTATGATGCTTTTACGCTTGGTGGACCTTATTCAGTAAGGGGTTACAACATGGGAGAGATAGGTGCAGCTCGAAATATTCTTGAG TTGGCTGCTGAGCTACGGGTACCTGTGAGGAATACACATGTTTATGCATTTGCAGAACACGGAAATGATCTTGGAAGTTCTAAGGATGTGAAAGGAAATCCAACAGAGGTCTATCGGCGGATGGGTCATGGTTCCTCTTATGGTGTTGGAGTTAAGCTAGGTTTAGTACGAGCAGAATATGCAGTTGATCATAACTCTGGAACTGGAGCCTTGTTCTTCCGGTTTGGTGAGAGATTCTGA